From the Macrobrachium nipponense isolate FS-2020 chromosome 9, ASM1510439v2, whole genome shotgun sequence genome, the window TGTCCACCCTCTTATCTGATGAGTTAATAATTAGGTGGGCAATGAATCTAAATATTTGGGCCAGACAAATATTGTTTTATCTGTTAATACACAGTATCTGAACAAgtttataattataaaacaaacatatctagggTCGTTTCGGTTGTTTCGTGAGCCGTTTCTGTCTTTTCGGACGTTACGGTAAATATTGATACCGCTTTCAGTAGTTTTCAAAATGAGACAGAGTAGACAAACCATCTATCAAATGGTTTATCTACTCTGGCGTATTTTGATTACATGGATTTGtttgaattctgaaaaaaaaaatccttttgccATGTTTAAAAATGTGTACAGGAACTTTGAATAAACAGAAATAGCACCTTAAAACATAATAACAGCGAAATTTGTATTACAAAATTATTCACGTTTCATTTTTATGTCGACTGTGCAAAAAGTAGCACCTGTATAActatttataatctctctctctctctctctctctctctctctctctctctctctctctctcgctctctctctcactctctctctctctctctatcctctctatatattatatatatatatatgtatatatatatatatatatatatagatatatatatatatatatatatatctgtactgaagttttaaaatagtaaaaaaaaaaggaagttaatGTAAACTAAAGGGTATAACAAATATGTATTGAAGTTATTCAAAACAGTCAATTTCTTTCAGTATAAACCACTAATTACTGAAAATATATGTTAGTTGTGCTTAtaatctcattatacataaagtACATTTATTACCTGTTTTCTTGTCACATAAGGTTACACCATGATCACCCGTTATGTTTGGATTCGCTCTTTGCCCATCGATGTAGTAAAACACTGCATTCCAGTCATCTCAAAAATGTCCAGTCATTCATCACCAAATATCTCCAACACCAGTCACATTGTATATCTATGTTCTTGTAATCCACCTATAGCATATCCCATTAAACCTAAAATTTCTCATACAACAGTTTCATATATTACGTGATCCTCATACACATTCCTATGTTTAATATGGAAATTTCCCTCTCCAGTCATGAATATTCAGCCCTTTTACTCTGGCTCCTTAAGTGCCATgtcatccagcttttccttaaAACATCtgttatcataaatatttttcttccgaAGCACATCCACAATTACTCAAAGCacaatgtcaaatttttttggtATAATGAGTGTAGTGCTCTGAAAGCTTTATATCCTTATATCCTTTCCCATAATGTGATCTTCACGCCACGCAATGTGGCGAAAATGCTGCTTTAGTCGTGTTATGCTGTAGGAGTTAAGGAATACTGCATCATACTTTACATATACGTAGAAGCTAATCCATCTTTAAGGAGTATTGCCTCCCCACAAAACGTATATAGCATTCACTAGATGTTTCTCTACCTATTGGCATGGTACATGAGAATCCCAAGCCATTAGCATTTTCTAGTACAGAAATAACCTAACCCCTAAAGGCTTGCTGGGAATTGGAAGGATAACACCTTTAGAGAACAATTTCAGTAAAGGGAAAGATGTATAAGTGAATATGAATGTAGATTAATTGATTCATTCATGTAAGTGTAAAGAAATACTAATTTCCTTTTTAGtggcaaaaagaaataaataaaatttgcaacAGTGTACTTATTCTAAAGCACATCGGTTACCACAATTATTGTAATGAGaacacaatatttcacaaattgTTTTAAACTGAAACGATCAGAATAGATAATTACCCAAATAAATAAGAAACCGAAAGCAAATAACGTTTTTATGTCCAACCGGATGATGAAAGTCCTTCAACAGAATTAGCCAACACGTTGTCATGCTTGACACAACCAAATGTCGACTTCAAGCACATGGAACCAGTCGCACTTAAACAAAACAACGTGACAACAGGCGAACaaaaacgcctttttttttttttttttttattttcattttttatttttactttgttcttattTCCAGTAGGTGAAGCAACCAGAAGAACGTCGACTAAATTAATTGTTCGTCTGAGTGATTACGCCACGCTGGGCAgtgagaggaaggagaggagagtgAGACAACtttgattcattctctctctctctctctctctctctctctctctctctctctctctctctcttctctgtgagACTGAGTCTGCTCCGTAATTTCCTCGTATTCTTGTACTTCAAGGAATAATTATCCATCTATCTAACcgcttatttatttcctttattcgccagttttttttgctctctctctctctctctccctcctataATAGTCTGAAAATGACTGCCTTTTAATGCGTCTGTCTATCACTGTCTATCTGTTTATTTGTCTATCAATCTAACCGtttgtctattttctttatttctctctctctctctctctctcgctctctctctctctctctctctctctctctctctctctctctctctgttccccatattttgtacatatgaaaATTCCTATTTATCTAGCTATATACCTTTTTTCGCCATGAATTtttacttgctctctctctctctctctctctctctctctctctctctctctctctctctctctctcattctttggtAATAGAACCGTAAAAGATCCAAGGTAACATTTCTCAGAATTACAACAGTGAAGTGATAGTAATGCTCACAAGACAAGAAAAAAGCAGCAACCTGAATATAGCGTTCAACACAACCGTAATTACATGTgacttttcttattctttttgctTCCTGTTACATAATGATATGCAATACGAAATTGAAGAGCATATGGCTAACTTCCCAACAATTTTACCCATCGTTTATTTCGTTACTTTTAGTcgtaatttatgtaaaaaattgaATGAAAGCGCATTAGTAAGTTAGGTTGATGGTAACAGGCAACGGGGTATAACTGGCTTGCATTGCAGAATGGAAGTAGGCATTCAGATATTCTTATGCAGCATATCTACAGGAACACTTATGATACCTCATTTACTATGCTCACACAATGATTATATGTGTTTTTGagtagttttcaaatatttaattaGAGGGAAAGTTTGGTCATTCATACAGTTATCGATTGATATTTATGTTAACTCAGCCTAAATAACTACAAATGTTACCATGAATTTCAGTTCTGCAGTCAACGACGGAAGGAAAACATGAATATTTTGTCACTTTATACAcaagtaatacctggttaaaggggacagagagaataataatacctggataaaaataTGACAGTTACAACAGcaacacctggataaaagggacacacAGAATAGTTATACCTGGTGAAAAGGGAGAGACAGCCAAACAGAATAATATTACCTTCATAAAGGAGACAGTtcccacagtaatacctggataaaatggacagacagTGCAGTAtcacctggttaaaggtgacagacagtacagtaatacctggttaaaggcgttagacagcacagtaatacctagataaaagggacattcaccacagaacagtaatacctggataaaaggtacACACAGAATAGTAGCACCTGGATAAaagacagttaccacagtaattcttggataaaagggacaaagaATAACAACACCTGGATAAAAGACAGTTACcatagtaatacttggataaaaaggACACAGAATAATAACACCTGGAAAAaagacagttaccacagtaatacctggataaaagggacacacACAGAATAATAACTCCTGGAAAAAAGACAGTTACCACaggaatacctggataaaggggactcACGCAATAATAACACCAGGATAAaagacagttaccacagtaatacttggataaaagggacacagAATAATAACACCTGGTAAAAAGACAGATACCATaggaatacctggataaaagggacacgcATAATAATAACACCTGGATAaagacagttaccacagtaatccCTGGATAAAAGCGGTAGTCACtacagtaacacctggataaaagggacagtcaccatagtaatacctggataaaaatggacagacagaacaataatacctggattaaagggacagtcaccacaatgatacctgtcagttcacccacgACTGTTCAAAGGGTGAATATTCACATGAATAAAGTAGAATTGTCAATCAGACCGTCAACACAAACGCCCCCcctttctccctcctcctttccatacacctcccccctcccataaatatTCCATTTTCCCTTCTCCTACACATACTGTCATTCAGGATTTTCCCATGCAGCACCGGGTTGGTCAACtagtataaatactatatatataatatatatatatatatatagatatatatagtatacatatatataaaatatatatatatatatatatatatacatatgatatatataatatatatatatatatctatatatatagtatgatatatatatatatatatatatatatatatatatatatatgtactattatatatatatataatatatatatatatatatgtatatatatatatatatatatagataatatatatatatatatatatatatatatatatgcatgatgtaTGGGACAGAAAAGAACCACAGTCAACTATAAACGGCATTTAGACATTAGAACCCTTATTACTGCGATAAAGATATTATGCAATGTTTCAGTTTTCTATTGCAGATATAATGGCATGAATGAAATGCTTCTAAAGTAACTCGAGTTTTCCACgttttctctcagagagagagagagagagagagagagagagagagagagagagagagagagagagagagagagagataaacacgaAACTACTGTTTTCTTCAAATACCCTTCATTGCTTAACGTTTAACTATCCTTAATCTAAAGGTAAATTGGGATCCACTGCAATTTTATCAGTTACATTCCCGGTGCCCTTTTGGTACAAGAAAAGACCATTGCATTGAATGCATCTTTGAGGGTGGTTAGATAAACAATGCCAGAGTTGTAAAACTTATCTCCGCAACAAGACTCGTAATTTCCCCAGCAAGGACGTTAGAAATTACACGACTACAACGTTCATGAACATAGGTCAATATTAAGTGATCATTATCTTCTCTAGGTTAAGCAAACTCGGTGGATGATAAGCAGATATGAATTCATGGCCTTGGAACgctaaaatgtattaattgttttGGTTATTTAACATGCGATTCACCGAGTAAATATGGAATGCAACTGAGTTCAAGGTACTATAGGGTTTCATATTAACAAGGATCACAAAACCCAGTTCCGTAGGTACCATAAGCTGCTCCCATGAGATATGacgttataaattatttataagggTGTTAGGCTCTGCAATCTGATGTACTGGTAAGGGCATTACTATTAAGGCAAAATTTTATGTCACGTGTCCAGATGCTTCGACCGACCTCTTCAGAGAGACAGGGGAACTTCTGACACGTGCATTCAGCCAATAAAGATCTTTCTTGTGTCAATTTAATCGAAGGTTGAgaaatacacaataaaaaaagtGTGACCGGTATTGAGGTCTTTGGAACAATAACGTGGAAATAATTTATACTAAATGCGTCAGTTCAATGACTGTTGATTCATAACTCATGAAATTCATTCCAGATTGATTATGAACACTgaggcaataaaatgaaagaaaaacttttcAATTGACTATCAagagttaattaaaatgaaataccGGTTTTTAGATTTTCAGATGATCAGTGATTTTTATTGTCTCGTCTATTGCAATCTATTTGCCGGCATGCGGACTGAAAACGCAATGTGACCTTTCAGTAGATCTAGCAGGTAAAATTTGGAAAATTCGCCCTTGATCTCAGTgactgtttcatttcatattggACGATAAGTCACGACCGTTTCCAGTATATAAGAGGGCGACTTTCCTCAAATCTTCACACTTTGGTTATCACCTGCTTCAACATGGTAAGTTTGTTGTTTCTCTCTTTTCCCAATGGAGGTTTATAACAATTTTATTTGTCTCTGAAGCCCCTGAAGAGGGTGGTGCAATTAGTGCATCTCACgttgtgcactgtaagcattattgAAAGgtatttgcagcatcccttcagttCCTGTTTGCCTTTTACTCTATCTCCATTCCTGTCTTCAGTCTTACTGTCCCACCTCTCTAACTATAACTTCTTAGTACAACTATGGGGTTTTtctccagttccacctttagaccCTTATACTTGAAatccttcattttctttaatattattctgctgtccaaccactccaattcTCTTCTTTTACTGGCTTAGCgccgaatggccgaaagtgctccACTTGGaatactaaatttcatattcaaattctttTCTATGCGTCTATTCCAGTGAtgtaatgattttcttttactGGTAAAGAATAAGTATTCTAATGTGGAAATAAGCATTTAATTCATGTCAAGAGATTAGTATCACGTTAACCAtaagtacatttttatgatagggtcgaattaaaactttttttctggtTGTTTCCATTCTACAAATTCTAGAAACATTACTTTTAAAAGAGAACTTAATTCTtcatgaaaatgataattattcggaaatgaaaattaatatttcaagaaTTTGCCGAAATgatgaatgtatataaaaaattcaatttttctgTGAATTAAAGCgcacaaattgaaaaaaaaagactatggcAGTGCCCTCAAGATTGGTTTAATTGGTTATACATTCATGAAATTTCTGTAAATGTCAAGGTCTAACACTTCGCAGGCTACTTAAAAGTTATAGTTGAAAGTTAGTAATTAGAGAATCAGTCGACCTGATTAGGCCTTTATACTTCCATATTTGAAATGGCCACGTTCTCAtatttctctcacacacacacacacacacacacacacacacacatatattatatatatatatatatatatatatatatatatatatatatatatatatgacatatatatatatatatatatatatataatatatatatatatatatatatatatatatatatatatatatatttaaaaaaaaatcacagtagatgcctcttttgttcattactactccatcaccatcaaatgttaaattctctgtttttctgggatgttaccaaagggctttacgtgtctgtagcctggaatttattgacgctgaaattaaaaactatttatgatattgcattgaaacttaaataccaaggACTTTGTAGAaggtggcatggaaaagagctagaaaaacatttatcatctAATGACAAacctgaatttagtaagcatgaCATTCTAAAGtcaccctatgatgaaaggtttttagatattcctagaattttaaagctttttaacataaatgttgttttcagtaatattaatgtcaggaGTCTcgtaaagatcttccaggctgcatatatgtaaattccttgcaaaaaaagtgtgataaacaAGTCTATTAGGTGACAGACCGGGTAagtaatctctttcacaacgtctcaaactcAACGCACCAATTTCTTGTGTGTGGAAATAGGGCCAAATATCGAATGCCCACTATTTCGTACTAATGAGGGAGATTTATAGATTCATCCTATTAAACTTGGAGTCCAGCAAGTAGCCTTAATTCCACATGTAATTGACAcacttaaaaggaatatcattgaatcttgtttcatcaagtcaaataatagaaatgttctaaatttaagtcttggtttatttaaaacttgatgctctcataatgaaaaaagttgtagataaatataagcaacaaaattaatatattcagttttatttttaacagtgttttttggactgtaaagatactttgtaatatcgtttagggtcaaatctgtttagatttgtgacagtgtgatatccgataatcctggattatctttcttttaatttttacccttttgacaatcaaccatctggtattcttgagcttgttgtgtacctgagacctttctctccaattgtatttcattagctccttgacaatgtcttagtaaagacgaaagcgcttggatttctgactatcatttgcctgtggtattcgcttttatatatacataatatatatatatatatatatatatatatatatatatatatatatatatatattatatatatacatacatacatacatatatatatatatatatatatatatatatatattattatatatatatatatatatatatatatatatataacataaatatatatatatatatatatatatatatatatatatatatattatatatacatatatatagaatttttttttttatatatatattatatatatatacctacatatacctCATACCTCATTAAAACGCCTGtttaaatatctaatataaatcCTTAAGCTTATTTAAATACGTCTTCAAAGGCAAGTCTGCATATACTTCAATATACTTTTATACAGTTTAAATACATTATACCCTCCATTAATTTtgttcaaatatattaaaaaaaaactagtgaattataatatgtataattataataattacataataatattatatataatatatatatattaattatatatatacaaacaaacatataattataagctatatatctgttataccatatatctaatatatatattatatatattatagattatattgttatactaaatatataattatatatatattataatttaatatgtatacatatatatagatatatatatatatatatatattatacacataatatatatatcatatatatgtatatatatatatacatagatataatatagatatatatatatacagatatatgatatatagttaatatatatatagatatatagacactatatgagtatatatatatagtgatatatgtacatatgaggggagtataatatatagatatataagtatatatatcttatatatacatattatatatagtatacaatagatattttatatatataaaatatatattatagatacatatattagttaaggatagagagatatatgagatagtatattatataatatatgtataagatatatatatatattatatatataatatatatatatatatagatatatatatatatatatatatatatagatatatatagattatatatatattatatatatattatatatatagatatatatatatctatatatatagatatatatatatatatatatatatatatatagatatattataatataataatatatatatatatatatatatatatggtatatatatatatatttatgtctgatatatatatatatatcatatatatatcttatatatatatataaatatatatatgttatatatatatatgtatacatatctctctctctctctctctctctctctctctctctctctctctctctctctctatatatatatatatatatatatatatagtatatatatactataatgtgttGAAATCTGAGTCATCAGAAACGTGATTTTCATCAGACTAAGTTTCTTAAAAGTTCTGCAACCAGAAATTCGATAAATAGAATGGTATAAAAATGTTAACTACACTATACCCTATATCTAATAGTCTGCCATTGGCACTCTTGCTCTCATCGGTTTcggcaaaataaagtaaaatcaaaGTAAGATAACCTAAAAAAACAACaagagaaaaatatgtataataaaaccCGATAAGTCACATAATCTAAGCGTATTATCACTGCAAACAATTTCCCAACTTATCTCGAATATTTCACCTTGTGAGTAAGAAGATTATGATGAGAATGCAAATTTTTTCTCAGTATATAAAGAAATGTCTAGACAGTCTCTCAACCATATTTCATTCATAAACTTCATCATGGTGAGGTCTACTCCTGTTTCtattgtgtcttttttttattttcactggtttattaatttatttttgcttcGAGACCACGACCTCCTATTAAGCTTAATGTTATCATGGGAGTTATTTTTACATCCatctaaatattaaaaacacaGCCCAATTTTATtgtatagcataatatatatatataattaatataatatagctatattatatatatatatatatatagaatattaatatatatatatatatatatatacacacacgcgcgcgcacacacacacacacacacacacacacacacacacatatatatatatataatatctatatatatatatatatatatatatatatatatatatcgtcataaagtaaatgtatacacaaacatatgcTGAGGCTTTGCATGCAAATTGAAATGTACCATTGCATTAAGCATCATAACATACATTTTCGAGCCATTGTGAGTGTAATAGATAGCGCTAAAAAAGCTTAGTCATTTTTGTAACAGATATCTTGAGTATatgaaaacaccaaaacaattttttttcagattttggatcCGATTTATATGCGCTCTTGGTTATTAATATGTAGATGGTCTATACAGTGAAGAAACAGAACCTTGACAAATCTTTAATCCACCAACAATTTGGTTGCGCGTACCCAGTCACGATGAATATATGAATGAGACTCCAATATTCACTGAAACCTAAATTTTTCTCTCGACATTCCTTTGAATAATCTACGATTCGTTTTACCAGGTTGCCATCAAGTTCGCCCTCGGTCTCGCCCTTTTGGTTGCTAGTGCCCTCGGAGGTCATGTAGGATTCCATGGAGGACATGGAGGCTTTGGCTATGGACATGGAGGTTTTGGACACGGTGGATTCGGAGGCTTTGGTCATGGACATGGCGGGATTGGTCTCGGACATGGAGGCTTTGGTCTCGGACACGGAGGCTTAGGACATGGACACGGAGGCTTCGGTCACGGATATGGAGCTAGTTCCGGCGTAGGTTTCAGTAACTTCAACCTGGGTCATCACGGTTCCTTGGGAGGTTTCGGACACGGAGGTCATGGAGGATTTGGTGGATTCTCAGGCTTTACGTCAATGAAAGATTTCCTCACTATTTACAAAAGCTGATAGATGCTGGATTAGCAAGAAAGCTTTGTCTCTCTATTGGAACGTTAACCATTTCCTATTTATTACAATCTTTTCGCTCTCTCATTCTATTCCTAATAGCAAACACTGTCTAAGATTATTTGAAATTAAACTGAGTACTGATTCTTGTAAATGATCCCATGTTTAACTTACtctggaagaaaaataaaggctTGGTCACCAGTTTGTGAACTGATTTTTAATTCCTGCATATGAGTtgattcataattttattataaaaatatacatttatttactgaGTTTCCATAAAAGCTTATAACTTTTACATCTATATTTAGGAGTAAAATCGATTAGTATCACATtaccagtaaaaaaatatatagggataaaaagaagatgaaaaataataataaaaaaactgacgggcaaacataaataaaagaatagcACGTTAGAAATAATTAAAACTGTTACCTCTCCTAAACTTAAGATAGCTGTTATTTATAAAGGTGTCACAAAGACTTTCACTTTCTTTTAACAAATGGAATGAGAGACCTTGGGTGCTGGTCCACGTGACAGCAGATGACAGTCTATGAAATTTGTGACAAGTCGGATGTCTTGAAAGCCGATCGCATTTAAGCTCCTATCTTGCTTATGACGTGCCAGTGAATTTGTATTGTAGTCTCTAATATGAGGTGAGAAGCATCAGCTTCGGCTAATCACGAATAGCCTAAATGACATCGGCTAGGATAGTTCCCATCAGCACCTATCAGAAATGGTGATTCTAATTCGTGAAGTCTGGCCAGTAAATGTGACAGCAGAGGTTCAATAAAGAATTAATGTTTATGCaaggcaggatatatatatatatatatatatatatatatatatatatatatatatatatatatatatatatatataaaattccaaagAGAGCGGAATCTTAATTACCATTATCTATAAATGCTGGTGAAATTCAGACAGCAAAATATATGACGTAAATGatgaaatgataataagaagccttacaaaacatacataattttttgttAAGATTGAAACGGTAAGCTTCAAATGttgcagaaaaaatattattacaatcaAAAGTAGAGCGTACCATTGCTCAATGCCTAGAATCGTTAAATCGCATATTAACCACTGGTGCACAGTAACTTATGGAATGGGAGACTGGCACTCAATCTGCTGCTCAGTAAAGTTTTAGATTTGCTAATTTTAAAACTCCCATCCATCTATTATACTGCAAACCGATTAATTTAAGTTTCTGATAAATCCATATTAaagataagcaaaaaaaaaaaaaaaaaccgaccaagaacactaccctgtggaacgcCAGGTATGGTAAATCTTTGTTCTTGAAAACCATCACCAACAGCAGTCTCTGCTGTTAGTCATTTACTAAAACTGCTTGAATCAAGTGTATAGCTTAGCAGCCAAGATCTACAAATCTATGTATGAGTCTCATTCCTGAACAAGAAAAAGACTGCTCAACGTCAGGAGTCATACTTGTCTATTGTCGAAGGTGTCATAGTTATGACTGGTTGAATAAGAAAGACATTACAAGGGTTTCATTGTTTCCTATAACAATACTGGCTTTCAGAAAGCATGTTTATAGACTTGAGAGCttcaaaataaatttctaaacAAAGTTTAGATAGTACTGGTACGACTGATATTGGATTAGGATTATGTTAAACGAGATTTACACTACCTGGAATAATATcgctttttattttagttttaccctAATGGATCATCCTAAAATTAAACTGGCAATGAACATTTTGATATCCTTTTTACCTACTGTCTAAGGTTACCACGAGTTTTGTAATAATCATTGAGGATCATTTACTAAAAGCTGTTTCAACAAAGGCCTACTTATACAGATTCCCAACATTAGCTAATGAACGAGTGACGGCGGAGGCATTAGATAAAAAAATGCAGGATTTTATTTTGGTACAACAAAGATAATATTAAGTTATTTTCTGCAGATCTGGTTTCAGATCACTTTTGCAACTGCTTTGTTAATACTGTAACCCCTCTTCTTTTACAGCGACCGTATGCTGGGGATACATTACAGTATATACGTCTGTATGAAATGGAATGTGCTTTGAATTCCATT encodes:
- the LOC135218249 gene encoding neuropeptide-like protein 31 — its product is MVAIKFALGLALLVASALGGHVGFHGGHGGFGYGHGGFGHGGFGGFGHGHGGIGLGHGGFGLGHGGLGHGHGGFGHGYGASSGVGFSNFNLGHHGSLGGFGHGGHGGFGGFSGFTSMKDFLTIYKS